Below is a window of Manis javanica isolate MJ-LG chromosome 2, MJ_LKY, whole genome shotgun sequence DNA.
AAGCACCAGTTGCCTCCTCCACTGCTGTTGCCAAGCGTCTGACTGCGACCACAGCATCCCTGCGGAGCTCGTTGGCAGCATCCTGCTGAGCACTGGTCTCTTCGCCAATGGCGATCAGCCTGTCCAATTTTTCTTCCTCACGCTTTGAAAGTTCTCGTGCCAATCTCCTGTTTTCTGCCAACTCAGCTGCAATTGTCCTGGCCACTGATTGCCTTCTTCGCCTTGCCCACCTTGGAGGGGGCTCACTGGTCAAAGGCCTATCCCCACCAGAAAGAAAAGGGACTCTGGAGGAGACTGGAGGTCGCCGTGTGCAGGCCCTCCCAGGAGTGTCCTGGCTGGAGCTGGCGCAGGGACTGGGCTCGCTGGACACACCCATTCTGGTCATGGGGCTGCTCTGACAGGGAGCAACTGCACCTCTGAAAAGGTGGTGGGAACTGCTGTAGCTGGGGGTCCCTTGAGAGCACcctgaaaaacaaagcaacaatGTTGCAGAGGACATTCCTGCTAAGGGAATGCTTGCAGCCAGCAGCAGAGTTGAGAGACAAGTACAAAACGACTGTAGTTCCTGGAAAGGCCTCTATCCATAAGGGACTAGGAAGAATTCCTTTCCTTAATCTGGACTTCTGGCCTGTTGTTTCCTTATCTCCAAAACCTCCCCCTTGCCTTCCTGAACCCCTTTCCAAGTAGCTATCCAACCCATTCTATAGCCATAAATTCCTAAGTACTCCTTATAAAAAGTACCAAAACTAGTTGGGTTCTAAAGACTACTTCTGTATTCAAAAAGCTCTAACACCATACATATGTAGGGTCATTGCTTTTAAAAACCAGAGCCCTTTATCTTACCactaggtttttaaaaaagagggcagggggcagaaaTAGGAGCAATGCTTAAGAGAACACCATCCAAACATATACTGCTCTTTTGAACCAAGTGACGTGGGACCCCAGTAATCCTTCACATGCTTGGGAGTTACCTGCACCCAAGGATTCATCCCAGGAGTCCTCAAGGTCACTGGTTTCTTGCATCAGGTCACTGATTCTCAGTTGACAATCCTCATCTGATTCCTTAACTGTTTTCAAGATAGGCTGATGATCTGCAGCATGAGTCCTTTTTGCTCTCAGAATGCTTGTTCCCTCTTCCCTTGGGGTGTCAGAGGCCACTAAGTTCTGATCACAGTTCTTGGCCCAAGCAGCATCCTCCATTAAGTTGTCTGGGTCAGTCACTATCTGATTTCGGAGAAGCTGATCCAATGTATCATAAAATGGGCAGTGTGGTGGATCACCCATACTGGTGGCATGGGCAACATATGCCTTTAAATATAATGCCTTCAGAACTTTAAATTTGGAGCGGCACTGACGTTCGGTGCGGCGAAAGCCTTCCTGCTGCATTCGCTTAGACACAGCCTGATAGACATCTGCATTGTGATGCACAGTCTGGAGGCGCTGAATATACTCTGCCTCGCCTAGTATGGAGAGAAGAGTTCTTGTCTCCTGCCGGGACCACCGGATGCCTGCACTACTATTAGAACTGGCCATAGTGGACTGGGAAGGAAGGCTAGCTGAAGGAAGTTCCTCGGCAGCAAGGTGCAAATCTGATGGTGTGGGGAAGCTCTGTACTCTCAGTGTGTTTCCAGGAGCCAGCCGATTCTTCCCTCTCAAGGCTAATTGCTGAGAAGCCGGGTCCAAGGACCGCATTTCTGGCTAGAAGGCCACAGGGGAATGAGAGTTACAGGGAGGATGTAAGGAAAATTGTGGCAGCAAGTAAAGTGGCACCACCTGTAAGTAGGTCACAAACAGACAGGATGCCAAGCCTGAGAAAGCCCCACTTTGGGGGTTTGCCCAGGGTGGGTACTGGACCAGGGGCTAAAAAGGGTCTTACTGGGTTGGTACCAAAGGGACTGGCTCCTCCAAAGGGTGGAATGCTTCCAAGGCTGAGATCTGGTACGACTGTGTATCTGTAAAAATCACCATCCTCTTGCAAGTAGACAGCCCGAAAGGGAAAACACCTTGACCATGAGGCTACTCCCTCAGAAGTGCTAAGAGGACCTTGGTGTAGCAGTATGTCTGAGGGGCACTGGTCCTTTACTAACCTTGGCCTAAGTAGCATGGTGTGGCTATGTATTACCCATCTTACTATTACTGCTGCActcttttgttaaaaattaaCTGTCAGGGCCAGAAAAGTCAGCTTAGATTGTTCCTGCTAATACAAAGCTTTATGcataacataacaaaagacaactCCTATCTTCTTCCCAAAATAGCAGTATAAAACAACAGGGCTATCAGGGAACAGGTctatggaaatgttctgtatcttgactgtagCAATGTCAgtatcctggttgtgatactgtacacagttttgcaagatgttaccattgggaGGAAGTAGTAAATCCAATAAAACATTGGAtctctctgtattttttcttacAACAGTatgtaaatctataattacctCAAAAGAAGTTTAGTTTAGAAAAACCTTATTGTGGGCTGCTTACAGCGAATCTAGCTTCAAGATCCATCTACAACTTAAGCAGGgtttataatttgaaaatttttcagaCCAACAAATTTACTGTCAAAAGGCTCAGTACTAAGTTTTGTTGATAGGTAAATGGATATGAGAATGCATTTATCATCACAAATATTTGAATTCCCTCCAAAATGCTATCATTTTTGGCATAGTGCATAAAtatcctaagaaaaaaataaatactgagtTCAGTTTAGATAGGTAAGggttaataaaaaatacatatagaagaaataaatattaaatctaATCTACAATCCCCAAATCCTAAGATCAATGCAaagaaatttctatttaaattttcaacTGAACAAAGTAAAAAGAACCTGGGATTAAGGTTAGAAGTCCTGAACTGCAGTCCTATCTAGTCTAGCCCCTAATTAATAtgtcttaattttctcatctacaaatgGGGAGGGATAAAACTTGCCCAACCAATCTTACAGGGATTTGAAGGGATTAAATAATAGatgtgaaagcactttgaaaatttaaaaacactataTCAAGTACTACTACtccagtgaaaatgaaaacctcTAATTATTATGGTAATCCATAATTGGAGGAGACAGAAGTCTGGAGAAGCAAGCTTCTTTAATCTTTCAATTAAAGTTGACAGGTGATTAACCTGATTCTTACTTAAGACATTAATTAAGCTGTTTCTCTAATGATTCAATTGGTAAGCCAACTGGAAAAGTTAGTTCCCAAAAAGTGTCACAAAAGGaccaaaggaagaaaatcaaTAGCTTCTACATAAATGACCAAATGTAATAGATTTTATAACATTCAAGTGCATTGCAAAGAAATCTTCAAATTCCCCCAAATCTTTGAAGTTCtctcagttaaaaatataaaaatgtgaaaagttcAAACTACTACCTCTGAATGACACAAATTATCAGAACTATATAAATGTTGGCATTTAACAATACTAACAGACCTGTCAACAAGAAACAAATGTCTGAGTGAATCCCACCCTTGAGAAAACTCAATACTAATCGTCAAAGGAAAAAGCATACTGGGGTACTCTCTGAAATGACTCAGtcataaaaagcaatgaaaaaacaaactggtGTTTCTAGTTTCGTTTCACATTATGCTTAGAATGTATGAACATACTTTTATTACCACATgtaaaagtattattttattccatACCTTCTGCCAAGAATCTGTTTTACTTTCATtactgtatttgaaatatttcttattcTACTTTGTTTGGCTGCCAATCCAACAACCTGAAAAAGAGCAATATATATTATAATGCATGTAATTTTTATATACAAAGTGCAAAAATGAGGGGAATCATACCTCTTCATTTTCTGAGTAAGCCACAACAGCTGGAGTAACTCTGTCACCTGCATCATTAGCAACCACATCAGCCCGGCCATCCTGGAGAAAAATACATTAGCCCTTTTGAGATGAAATACAAAGTCTCAGACACATTCAGACATATGTGGGCCACTGTTACTTTGCCATATATGTAGAAAGAAAAATTGCTAAATCAGTATTTGAAACTTGTAGGTTTAATTGCATTGCTGTTATTAAAAACTAGATTTTATATAAGGCCAACACTCCGTGAAGAACTGCCTTATTTTTTCAGTTGCTCTGCACTGTCAATAATTGGACCTAATACAATAACCTTTCAATATAGACTAATAAGCAGTATATACTTACGTATACTGCTCTGCCTTCCCTTACAAATATGTCTTTATTCCCTTTTCTACATATTAAGCAGCACTAATCTCTTTGACTTTTCCTTACAAATTATTTGACATTTAAACGAGAG
It encodes the following:
- the MSANTD7 gene encoding zinc finger and SCAN domain containing 29; the protein is MRSLDPASQQLALRGKNRLAPGNTLRVQSFPTPSDLHLAAEELPSASLPSQSTMASSNSSAGIRWSRQETRTLLSILGEAEYIQRLQTVHHNADVYQAVSKRMQQEGFRRTERQCRSKFKVLKALYLKAYVAHATSMGDPPHCPFYDTLDQLLRNQIVTDPDNLMEDAAWAKNCDQNLVASDTPREEGTSILRAKRTHAADHQPILKTVKESDEDCQLRISDLMQETSDLEDSWDESLGAGCSQGTPSYSSSHHLFRGAVAPCQSSPMTRMGVSSEPSPCASSSQDTPGRACTRRPPVSSRVPFLSGGDRPLTSEPPPRWARRRRQSVARTIAAELAENRRLARELSKREEEKLDRLIAIGEETSAQQDAANELRRDAVVAVRRLATAVEEATGAFQLGLEKLLQRLISNTKS